The Castor canadensis chromosome 13, mCasCan1.hap1v2, whole genome shotgun sequence genome has a window encoding:
- the Nrarp gene encoding notch-regulated ankyrin repeat-containing protein — MSQAELSTCSAPQTQRIFQEAVRKGNTQELQSLLQNMTNCEFNVNSFGPEGQTALHQSVIDGNLELVKLLVKFGADIRLANRDGWSALHIAAFGGHQDIVLYLITKAKYAASSR; from the coding sequence ATGAGCCAGGCCGAGCTGTCCACCTGCTCGGCGCCGCAGACGCAGCGCATCTTCCAGGAGGCCGTGCGCAAAGGCAACACGCAGGAGCTACAGTCGCTGCTGCAGAACATGACCAACTGCGAGTTCAACGTGAACTCGTTCGGGCCCGAGGGCCAAACAGCGCTGCACCAGTCGGTCATTGACGGCAACCTGGAGCTGGTGAAGCTGCTGGTCAAGTTCGGCGCTGACATCCGCCTGGCCAATCGCGACGGCTGGAGCGCGCTGCACATCGCCGCGTTCGGCGGCCACCAGGACATCGTGCTGTATCTCATCACCAAGGCCAAGTACGCGGCCAGCAGCCGGTGA